Proteins encoded by one window of Acuticoccus sp. MNP-M23:
- a CDS encoding ABC transporter ATP-binding protein yields the protein MSDNLTAMPARAAAETGDIVLEVKNLNTVFPLRKRMLEAVKNVSFTLHRGRTTCVVGESGSGKSVTARSILKIVDPPGQIVGGEVILHRHNTDRGAAGGEDLIDLARLDPRGKPIRAIRGRDIAMIFQEPMSSLSPVHTIGDQVAESIRLHEKASKKDVARRVIELLTMVEIPRPEEAAKKYPFEYSGGMRQRVMIAMALACNPSVLIADEPTTALDVTTQAEILDLIANLQRNHGMAVMFITHDMGVVAEIAHDVVVMYLGEVVEKGTVEAIFNNPQEAYTKRLLDSVTRLGRRAPQKGEQPRDLDRRAEILRVENLNLTFGEDAGLFGGKTKAVKAVDDVSLVLHEGEALGIVGESGSGKTTLGRCIARIYDPNSGKVIYHTKEGSEVDLASLPAGDLKQYRREIRMIFQDPFASLNPRMTISQIIAEPLIVNGVASGSELQDRVADLLTRVGLPTEAMERYPHAFSGGQRQRVGIARAIAVDPRIVIADEATSALDVSVRTQVLDLLIELQKELGLSFLFISHDIAVIRYFCDRVGVMYRGKLVETGDADAVCDNPTHPYTKALLSAVPGDDPSRRRIAQRTRYAPAAE from the coding sequence ATGAGCGATAATCTGACAGCCATGCCCGCCCGCGCCGCTGCCGAAACCGGCGACATCGTGCTGGAGGTGAAAAACCTCAACACGGTATTCCCGCTGAGGAAGCGGATGCTGGAGGCGGTCAAGAACGTCTCCTTCACGCTCCACCGCGGGCGGACCACCTGCGTTGTGGGCGAGTCCGGCTCCGGCAAGTCCGTCACCGCGCGCTCGATCCTGAAGATCGTCGACCCGCCGGGCCAGATCGTCGGCGGCGAAGTGATCCTTCATCGCCACAACACCGACCGCGGGGCCGCCGGCGGCGAAGACCTTATCGACCTTGCCAGGCTCGACCCGCGCGGCAAACCGATCCGCGCGATCCGCGGCCGCGACATCGCTATGATCTTCCAGGAGCCGATGTCGTCCCTGTCGCCGGTCCACACCATCGGCGATCAGGTGGCCGAATCCATCCGCCTGCACGAGAAGGCGTCGAAGAAGGACGTTGCCCGCCGGGTGATCGAGCTTCTGACGATGGTGGAGATCCCGCGCCCCGAAGAGGCTGCGAAAAAGTACCCGTTCGAATATTCCGGCGGGATGCGGCAGCGCGTGATGATCGCAATGGCGCTGGCCTGCAACCCGTCCGTGCTGATCGCCGACGAGCCGACCACCGCGCTCGACGTGACGACGCAAGCCGAAATCCTCGACCTCATCGCCAACCTTCAGCGCAACCACGGCATGGCGGTGATGTTCATCACCCACGACATGGGCGTGGTCGCCGAAATCGCGCACGACGTGGTGGTGATGTACCTTGGCGAAGTGGTCGAGAAGGGCACCGTGGAGGCCATCTTCAACAACCCGCAGGAGGCCTACACCAAGCGCCTTCTCGACAGTGTGACCCGCCTTGGCCGCCGCGCGCCGCAAAAGGGCGAGCAACCGCGCGACCTCGACCGCCGGGCCGAAATCCTGCGCGTCGAAAACCTCAACCTCACCTTCGGCGAGGATGCGGGCCTGTTCGGCGGCAAGACCAAGGCGGTGAAGGCTGTCGACGACGTCTCGCTGGTGCTCCACGAGGGCGAGGCGCTGGGGATCGTCGGCGAATCCGGCTCGGGCAAGACCACGCTCGGCCGCTGTATCGCACGCATCTACGACCCCAATTCGGGCAAGGTGATCTACCACACCAAGGAGGGCAGCGAGGTCGACCTCGCGTCGCTTCCGGCGGGCGACCTCAAGCAGTACCGCCGCGAAATCCGGATGATCTTCCAGGACCCGTTCGCGTCCCTCAATCCGCGGATGACCATCTCGCAGATCATCGCCGAGCCGCTGATCGTCAATGGCGTCGCATCGGGCTCGGAGCTTCAGGACCGGGTGGCGGACCTTCTCACCCGCGTCGGCCTGCCGACCGAGGCGATGGAGCGTTACCCACACGCCTTTTCGGGCGGTCAGCGCCAGAGGGTCGGCATCGCGCGCGCCATAGCGGTCGACCCGCGCATCGTGATTGCCGACGAGGCGACCTCCGCGCTCGACGTGTCGGTCCGCACCCAGGTGCTGGACCTTCTGATCGAGCTTCAGAAGGAGCTTGGCCTGTCGTTCCTGTTCATCAGCCACGACATCGCGGTCATCCGCTATTTCTGCGACCGGGTGGGCGTGATGTACCGCGGCAAGCTGGTCGAGACCGGCGATGCCGACGCGGTGTGCGACAACCCCACCCATCCCTACACCAAGGCGCTGCTATCGGCGGTTCCGGGCGATGACCCCAGCCGCCGCCGCATTGCCCAGCGCACCCGTTACGCCCCCGCCGCAGAATAG
- a CDS encoding ABC transporter permease — translation MTSIDTAPPAGAQPAAPVAASTRFDVASQWQLTWWSFRRHKLAMFGLAIVLLLYLIGFFAEFVAPFSPTDTNRRAVYHPPQMVRLIDMSDGFAFRPWVPKVKVSRDPISLAQTYEATDERIYLRFFGKGEPYELLGLIPWDRHLLAPEKPRERFYVFGSDRLGRDLFSRTVYATRVSMTIGLVGVMISLVLGLILGGLSGYYGGKVDAFIQRLVEFTLSLPTIPIWLALAAAVPKDWPMLLQYFVITTIVSLVGWTELARVVRGRFLSLRAEDYVVAARLDGASEKRVIFRHMMPALTSHIIASVTLAVPLMILAETSLSFLGLGLQPPAISWGVLLKEAQNVRSIAAAPWLFIPGGFVILAVLCLNFLGDGLRDAADPYAR, via the coding sequence ATGACATCCATCGACACCGCCCCGCCCGCAGGCGCCCAGCCGGCGGCCCCGGTCGCAGCCTCCACAAGGTTCGACGTTGCGTCCCAGTGGCAGCTCACCTGGTGGTCGTTCCGCCGGCACAAGCTTGCCATGTTCGGGCTCGCCATCGTGCTGCTGCTCTACCTCATCGGCTTCTTTGCCGAGTTCGTGGCGCCGTTCTCGCCGACCGATACCAACCGCCGCGCGGTCTACCATCCGCCGCAGATGGTGCGCCTGATCGACATGTCGGATGGGTTCGCCTTCCGCCCCTGGGTGCCGAAGGTGAAGGTGTCGCGCGACCCGATCAGCCTGGCGCAGACATACGAGGCGACGGACGAGAGGATTTACCTACGCTTCTTCGGCAAGGGCGAGCCGTATGAACTTCTCGGCCTGATCCCGTGGGATCGCCATCTGCTGGCGCCCGAAAAGCCGCGGGAGCGCTTTTATGTCTTCGGCTCCGACCGGCTGGGCCGCGACCTGTTCAGCCGCACCGTCTACGCCACCCGCGTCTCGATGACGATCGGCCTCGTCGGCGTGATGATCAGCCTCGTCCTCGGCCTCATTCTCGGCGGGCTGTCCGGCTATTATGGCGGCAAGGTGGATGCGTTCATCCAGCGGCTGGTGGAGTTCACCCTGTCGCTGCCGACGATTCCGATCTGGCTGGCGCTGGCGGCTGCCGTCCCCAAGGACTGGCCGATGCTGCTGCAATATTTCGTCATCACCACCATCGTGTCGCTGGTGGGGTGGACCGAGCTTGCCCGCGTGGTGCGCGGCCGTTTCCTGTCGCTGCGCGCGGAGGACTATGTGGTCGCCGCCCGGCTCGATGGGGCATCCGAAAAGCGCGTCATCTTTCGCCATATGATGCCGGCGCTGACCAGCCACATCATCGCCTCCGTCACCCTTGCCGTGCCCTTGATGATCCTTGCCGAAACAAGCCTCTCCTTCCTCGGGCTGGGGCTCCAGCCGCCTGCCATCTCGTGGGGCGTTCTCCTGAAGGAGGCGCAGAATGTGCGGTCCATTGCGGCAGCGCCCTGGCTCTTCATTCCGGGCGGGTTCGTGATCCTGGCGGTGCTCTGCCTCAACTTCCTTGGCGACGGTCTGCGTGATGCGGCCGACCCCTACGCGCGCTGA
- a CDS encoding ABC transporter substrate-binding protein codes for MRTFTMGRGAIGLSGRKMATAIIPVALLLAGPASAQEYQQAPMLDGMDLPPVAERLPEQPEVVEALSVGTYGGALRRGLRGSSDHNNLLRVVGPQGLTRWAADFSGIVPNVAERWDVNDEGTEFTFHLRKGMKWSDGEPFTADDIMFFFEDLLPNKDFYAAPPPRFVSEGTPATAEKIDDATVKITFSKPYGQFLTELATPLAQEPTLWAKHYCSQFHPKYNENIDELIEAENADTWATLFRNKCGDIEIPARWGNAERPTLDPWVVGDEAYSGGATRVVMERNPYFWQVDQEGNQLPYIDEIVSTINQDSESLLLEAMAGKIDMQARHLDAVANRPVLYENREKGGYDMFRMVNTLANVMGVYPNITHKDPAMREMIGNKEFRQAISHAIDREEIIDVVYFGQIEPRQTGPNEDNEFYSEKMATQFLDYDPDKANALLDGLGYTERDGDGFRLRPDGERVAFGINVIPNLFPEFTDNLELMKAQLADVGVDMTINVLERSIFYQRADANDFDMLIWASPGGLDPTLDPRDFVAMHAQGTWYAIPWANWYLSNGEQGEEPSESMKKRLKLYDQWKQTVDPAEQQAVFQQIIDEAADQFEVIGLASAPDRYGVVAKNLKNVPDGMPASWMYPNPAPTLPQTYYYEK; via the coding sequence GTGAGAACCTTCACAATGGGTCGTGGCGCTATCGGTCTGTCTGGCCGCAAGATGGCGACGGCGATCATCCCGGTGGCGCTGTTGCTGGCTGGTCCGGCGTCAGCGCAGGAATACCAGCAGGCGCCGATGCTGGATGGCATGGACCTGCCGCCCGTCGCAGAACGTCTTCCTGAACAGCCCGAAGTCGTCGAGGCCCTCAGTGTCGGCACCTATGGCGGTGCCTTGCGGCGCGGCCTGCGCGGCTCCAGCGACCACAACAACCTTCTGCGCGTTGTCGGCCCGCAGGGACTGACCCGCTGGGCTGCCGACTTTTCGGGGATCGTCCCCAACGTGGCAGAGCGCTGGGACGTCAACGACGAAGGCACCGAGTTCACCTTCCACCTGCGCAAGGGGATGAAATGGTCCGACGGTGAGCCCTTCACCGCAGACGACATCATGTTCTTCTTCGAGGACCTGCTGCCCAACAAGGATTTTTACGCAGCGCCCCCGCCGCGTTTCGTGTCCGAGGGCACGCCCGCAACGGCCGAGAAGATCGACGACGCCACCGTCAAGATCACGTTCTCCAAACCCTACGGCCAGTTCCTGACCGAGCTTGCGACCCCGCTGGCGCAGGAGCCGACCCTGTGGGCCAAGCACTATTGCAGCCAGTTCCACCCCAAATATAACGAGAATATCGACGAGCTGATCGAGGCTGAAAACGCCGACACCTGGGCGACCCTGTTCCGCAACAAGTGCGGCGACATCGAGATCCCGGCCCGCTGGGGTAACGCAGAGCGTCCGACGCTCGACCCGTGGGTTGTGGGCGACGAAGCCTATTCCGGCGGCGCCACCCGCGTCGTGATGGAGCGCAACCCATACTTCTGGCAGGTCGATCAGGAGGGCAACCAGCTCCCCTACATCGACGAGATCGTGTCCACCATCAACCAGGACTCCGAGAGCCTGCTCCTGGAAGCGATGGCCGGCAAGATCGACATGCAGGCCCGCCACCTCGATGCGGTCGCCAACCGCCCGGTTCTCTACGAGAACAGGGAGAAGGGCGGCTATGACATGTTCCGCATGGTCAACACGCTCGCCAACGTGATGGGGGTCTACCCCAACATCACGCACAAGGACCCGGCGATGCGCGAGATGATCGGCAACAAGGAATTCCGCCAGGCAATCTCGCACGCCATCGACCGCGAGGAGATCATCGACGTCGTCTACTTCGGCCAGATCGAGCCGCGGCAGACCGGCCCGAACGAGGACAACGAGTTCTACAGCGAGAAGATGGCCACCCAGTTCCTGGACTACGACCCGGACAAGGCCAACGCGCTGCTCGACGGCCTCGGCTACACCGAGCGTGACGGTGACGGCTTTCGTCTGCGCCCCGACGGCGAACGCGTGGCCTTCGGCATCAACGTGATCCCGAACCTCTTCCCCGAGTTCACGGATAACCTGGAGCTGATGAAGGCGCAGCTTGCCGACGTTGGCGTCGACATGACCATCAACGTTCTGGAGCGGTCGATCTTCTACCAGCGCGCCGATGCCAACGACTTCGACATGCTGATCTGGGCCTCGCCCGGCGGTCTCGACCCCACGCTCGACCCGCGTGACTTCGTGGCGATGCACGCGCAGGGCACCTGGTACGCGATCCCCTGGGCCAACTGGTACCTCTCTAACGGCGAGCAGGGCGAAGAGCCCAGCGAGAGCATGAAGAAGCGTCTCAAGCTCTACGACCAGTGGAAGCAGACCGTCGATCCCGCCGAGCAGCAAGCCGTGTTCCAGCAGATCATCGACGAAGCCGCCGACCAGTTCGAGGTCATCGGCCTTGCCTCCGCGCCGGACCGCTACGGCGTGGTTGCGAAGAACCTGAAGAACGTGCCGGACGGTATGCCCGCTTCGTGGATGTACCCGAACCCCGCACCGACCCTGCCGCAGACCTACTACTACGAGAAATAG
- a CDS encoding mannonate dehydratase gives MKLGTQIAARNDDDYRIMAQLGVTHVNADPPGSPHDWIRADLEKHRDHIESLGLVLDMVQLPLASRPIEESQSPDILTAGPDRDRQIDSICTLIENLAAVGIPAAKYNMNIIGIPRTPDEPGRGGSMNAAFRWDRIDQNAAPGRAGVLSEDENWARIDYFLERVVPVAEANKVRLACHPHDPYTPPGYKGVTRVLGTVEGLKKFVQMRESPYHGLNFCQGTVGEMLDNPREEIADVIRWFGSRDKIFNVHFRNIAGGKLSFMETFPDEGDMDMIESLRLYHDLGYQHMLMPDHVPTVSGNDPQNVGFAFCYGYIAAGLQMIRAGAAR, from the coding sequence TTGAAGCTCGGCACGCAGATCGCCGCCCGCAACGACGACGACTATCGCATCATGGCGCAGCTTGGCGTCACCCACGTCAACGCCGATCCCCCCGGCAGCCCGCACGACTGGATCCGCGCGGACCTTGAAAAGCACCGCGACCACATCGAGTCCCTCGGCCTGGTGCTGGACATGGTGCAGCTCCCGCTCGCCTCCCGCCCGATCGAAGAGAGCCAGAGCCCCGACATCCTGACCGCAGGCCCGGATCGCGACCGGCAGATCGACTCGATCTGCACGCTGATCGAGAACCTCGCCGCGGTCGGCATCCCGGCGGCGAAGTACAACATGAACATCATCGGCATTCCCCGCACGCCCGATGAGCCGGGCCGCGGCGGCTCCATGAACGCCGCCTTCCGCTGGGACAGGATCGACCAGAACGCCGCCCCCGGCCGCGCCGGCGTCCTCTCCGAGGACGAGAACTGGGCGCGGATCGACTATTTTCTGGAACGCGTGGTGCCGGTGGCGGAGGCCAACAAGGTCCGCCTCGCCTGCCACCCGCACGACCCCTACACCCCGCCGGGCTACAAGGGTGTCACGCGGGTGCTCGGCACCGTCGAAGGGCTGAAAAAGTTCGTGCAGATGCGCGAGAGCCCATACCACGGCCTCAACTTCTGCCAGGGCACAGTCGGCGAGATGCTGGACAACCCGCGCGAGGAAATCGCGGACGTGATCCGCTGGTTCGGCAGCCGCGACAAGATCTTCAACGTCCATTTCCGCAACATTGCGGGCGGCAAACTCTCCTTCATGGAGACGTTCCCCGACGAGGGCGACATGGACATGATCGAATCCCTGCGCCTCTACCATGACCTCGGCTACCAGCACATGCTGATGCCGGACCATGTGCCCACCGTTTCGGGCAACGATCCGCAAAATGTCGGCTTTGCCTTCTGCTACGGCTACATCGCTGCCGGTCTCCAGATGATCCGCGCCGGGGCGGCCCGATGA
- the hpxZ gene encoding oxalurate catabolism protein HpxZ, with amino-acid sequence MPEINRPAVLAEVTAAFERYETALVTNDVAVLDELFHDAPTTIRYGGGENLYGYDEIKAFRAGRPATNLARTLSRTVITTFGDEFATAMTLFEREDPAKIGRQSQTWVKTADGWRVVAAHVSVIARPADPA; translated from the coding sequence ATGCCTGAAATCAACCGCCCCGCCGTACTCGCCGAGGTAACTGCCGCGTTCGAACGCTACGAGACCGCGCTGGTCACCAACGACGTCGCGGTGCTGGACGAGCTGTTTCACGACGCGCCCACCACCATCCGCTACGGCGGCGGCGAGAACCTTTATGGCTATGACGAGATCAAGGCCTTTCGCGCCGGTCGCCCTGCGACCAACCTGGCCCGCACCCTGTCGCGCACCGTCATCACCACCTTCGGCGACGAGTTCGCCACCGCAATGACCCTGTTCGAGCGGGAGGACCCCGCAAAGATCGGCCGCCAGAGCCAGACCTGGGTGAAGACCGCCGACGGGTGGCGCGTTGTCGCCGCGCATGTGAGCGTTATTGCACGGCCCGCCGATCCGGCTTGA
- a CDS encoding alpha/beta hydrolase family protein: protein MSEAGEGTLPAFVRNRLGAAAPFASFGAAAGDYGAWRASALALYEAAVAPARTEATVAAGTPADLGRFRRTPLRATFSHGGEAAGAVLTLAGTAPSRAILLLHDHGGYFDLGWAKGFPLPEAASWQARLYGGIAPAALLAEAGFAVVSFDALGWGGRTVGDPSGQQALAANLMQTGLTLAAVIAAEDIAVAGWLARHPFAADGLAALGFSFGGFRAFQLGALSPDVRAAAAISWMGRRADLLAPGNSMANGQSAYYTLHPSLVTALDYPDLAGLVAPRPMFLRTGNRDRHFPQATVRAAHGDIAAIYEAAGAAAKLDAGLFDGAHVCPPAVLEAAVAFLATSRG, encoded by the coding sequence ATGAGCGAAGCGGGGGAGGGCACCTTGCCGGCGTTTGTCCGCAACCGCCTCGGCGCTGCCGCCCCGTTCGCAAGCTTCGGCGCCGCGGCGGGAGATTACGGCGCGTGGCGGGCGTCCGCCCTTGCCTTGTATGAGGCGGCCGTAGCCCCCGCGCGAACCGAGGCCACGGTGGCGGCAGGAACCCCGGCCGATCTCGGCAGGTTCAGACGGACGCCCCTTCGCGCAACATTTTCCCATGGCGGAGAGGCTGCCGGCGCTGTGCTGACGCTGGCGGGAACCGCCCCCAGCCGCGCGATACTCCTCCTTCACGACCATGGCGGCTATTTCGACCTTGGCTGGGCCAAGGGCTTTCCGCTGCCCGAGGCCGCGTCATGGCAGGCTCGCCTGTATGGCGGGATCGCGCCCGCTGCGCTTTTGGCCGAGGCCGGTTTCGCCGTCGTCTCGTTCGATGCTCTGGGGTGGGGCGGCCGCACGGTGGGCGACCCTTCGGGCCAGCAGGCCCTTGCCGCAAACCTGATGCAGACCGGCCTCACCCTGGCCGCTGTCATCGCGGCCGAGGACATTGCCGTTGCAGGCTGGCTGGCGAGGCATCCCTTTGCGGCGGACGGGCTGGCGGCGCTGGGCTTCTCCTTCGGCGGCTTCCGTGCCTTCCAGCTGGGGGCACTGTCGCCCGATGTTAGAGCCGCTGCGGCAATCTCCTGGATGGGCCGGCGGGCTGACCTTCTCGCGCCGGGCAATTCCATGGCGAACGGGCAGAGCGCCTATTATACGCTTCACCCTTCGCTGGTGACGGCGCTGGACTATCCCGATCTCGCCGGCCTTGTCGCGCCCAGGCCAATGTTCCTGCGCACCGGCAACAGGGACCGCCATTTCCCCCAAGCGACAGTTCGCGCGGCCCACGGCGACATTGCGGCGATATACGAGGCGGCCGGCGCGGCGGCAAAGCTCGATGCCGGGCTGTTTGACGGGGCGCACGTCTGTCCGCCTGCGGTTCTGGAGGCGGCAGTCGCCTTTCTGGCAACCAGCCGGGGCTGA
- a CDS encoding AtzE family amidohydrolase codes for MSASTAPAAHEIAAAVKSGKTTATAVLDETLARIEAGNGALNAFTAVTAARARSEAAAVDAQVAAGGDPGPLAGVPFAVKNLFDLEGEVTLAGSIINRDNPPASSDATLVSRLVAAGAVCLGALNMGEYAYDFTGENTHEGPSRNPHDLSRMSGGSSGGSGSAVGGELVPLALGSDTNGSIRVPSSFCGIFGLKPTYGRLPRTGTFPFVDSLDHLGPMARSAEDLALAFNAMLGGDDGDPVCSDAAPAPPEGKLDEASLRVRRLGGFFRGQGDAAVDDAADRIAAALGAGDPLELSDVAEARAAAFIISNIEGAALHEERLATRPGDFEPMVRDRLMAGLLLPGIHYVRAQRVRRNFAAQLATVFAETDLLVAPATPFTAPAIGQQIGTINGEEVLLRPNIGIYTQPISFIGLPVVVVPAGLIDGMPIGVQLIAAPWREDIALAAARRLERDGVAAVPAPALR; via the coding sequence GTGAGCGCGTCGACGGCACCCGCCGCCCATGAAATTGCCGCTGCCGTAAAAAGCGGCAAGACCACCGCAACCGCTGTCCTCGACGAGACGCTGGCACGCATCGAGGCCGGCAACGGCGCGCTCAACGCCTTCACCGCCGTCACCGCGGCGCGGGCGCGCAGCGAGGCCGCCGCCGTCGATGCGCAGGTTGCCGCCGGCGGCGACCCCGGCCCGCTGGCTGGCGTGCCCTTTGCGGTAAAGAACTTGTTCGACCTTGAGGGTGAGGTGACCCTCGCCGGCTCCATCATCAACCGCGACAATCCCCCGGCCAGCAGCGACGCCACGCTGGTCAGCCGGCTCGTGGCAGCCGGCGCCGTGTGCCTCGGCGCACTCAACATGGGCGAATATGCGTACGACTTCACCGGCGAAAACACTCACGAAGGCCCGTCGCGCAACCCGCACGACCTGTCGCGCATGTCGGGCGGCTCGTCCGGCGGTTCGGGCAGCGCAGTCGGCGGCGAACTGGTCCCGCTGGCGCTGGGCTCCGACACCAACGGCTCCATCCGGGTCCCCAGCTCGTTCTGCGGCATCTTCGGCCTCAAACCCACCTATGGCCGCCTCCCCCGGACCGGGACCTTTCCCTTTGTCGACAGCCTCGACCATCTGGGCCCCATGGCCCGCTCCGCCGAAGACCTCGCCCTCGCCTTCAACGCCATGCTTGGCGGTGACGACGGCGATCCGGTCTGCAGCGACGCTGCCCCTGCCCCGCCAGAAGGCAAGCTGGACGAAGCTTCCCTTCGGGTCCGGCGTCTCGGCGGCTTTTTCCGCGGCCAGGGCGACGCTGCGGTGGACGACGCGGCCGACCGCATTGCCGCAGCGCTTGGCGCGGGCGACCCGCTCGAGCTGTCGGATGTTGCCGAGGCACGCGCCGCCGCGTTCATCATCTCCAACATCGAGGGTGCGGCGCTCCACGAGGAGCGGCTGGCCACCCGCCCCGGCGACTTCGAGCCGATGGTGCGCGACAGGCTGATGGCCGGTCTGCTCCTGCCGGGCATCCATTATGTGCGTGCCCAGCGCGTGCGCCGCAATTTTGCCGCCCAGCTGGCCACCGTGTTTGCCGAAACGGACCTTCTGGTCGCCCCGGCAACGCCGTTCACCGCGCCCGCCATCGGCCAGCAGATCGGCACCATCAATGGCGAGGAGGTTCTCCTTCGCCCTAATATCGGCATCTACACGCAGCCCATCTCCTTCATCGGCCTGCCCGTGGTGGTGGTGCCGGCGGGGCTGATCGACGGCATGCCCATCGGCGTCCAGCTGATCGCAGCCCCCTGGCGCGAGGACATCGCGCTGGCCGCCGCCCGCCGCCTGGAGCGCGATGGCGTTGCAGCCGTCCCCGCCCCCGCCCTTCGCTGA
- a CDS encoding ABC transporter permease, with protein sequence MFKFILKRLLWTIPFLFAVSIVSFLLIQAPPGDYLTTYIATLAQQGEIVDQARIENLQERYGLNQPLYVQYFKWVWGMLQGDFGISFEWQQPVGDLIWERMALTLLLSFATLVFTWGLALPIGIYSAVRKYSVGDYVVTFIGFIGLATPNFLLALVLMYVAVVHFGTDVGGLFSDEYVNAPWSFAKVGDLMSHLWLPMIILGTASTASLVRIMRANLLDELPKAYVTTARAKGMSEWRLILKYPVRVALNPFISTIGWLLPQLVSGAVITAIVLNLPLAGPLMLQALLSQDMYLAGAFVMLLCSLTVLGMLVSDILLALLDPRVRYS encoded by the coding sequence CTGTTCAAGTTCATACTCAAGCGGCTGCTCTGGACGATCCCGTTCCTGTTCGCCGTCTCCATCGTCTCGTTTCTGCTGATCCAGGCGCCTCCGGGCGACTATCTCACCACCTACATCGCGACGCTTGCCCAGCAGGGCGAGATCGTCGACCAGGCACGCATCGAGAATTTGCAGGAGCGCTACGGCCTCAACCAGCCGCTCTATGTCCAGTATTTCAAATGGGTGTGGGGGATGTTGCAGGGCGATTTCGGCATCTCGTTCGAGTGGCAGCAGCCTGTCGGCGACCTCATCTGGGAGCGGATGGCGCTGACCTTGCTCCTGTCGTTCGCAACGCTGGTCTTCACGTGGGGCCTCGCGCTCCCCATCGGCATCTACTCGGCCGTGCGCAAATATTCGGTCGGCGACTACGTGGTCACGTTCATCGGCTTCATCGGCCTCGCGACGCCCAACTTCCTCCTGGCGCTGGTGCTGATGTACGTCGCCGTCGTGCACTTCGGCACGGATGTCGGCGGCCTGTTTTCGGACGAGTACGTCAACGCGCCCTGGTCGTTCGCCAAGGTCGGCGACCTGATGAGCCACCTGTGGCTGCCGATGATCATTCTGGGCACCGCCTCTACCGCCAGCCTTGTGCGCATCATGCGCGCCAACCTGCTCGACGAACTCCCCAAGGCCTACGTCACCACGGCGCGCGCCAAGGGAATGAGCGAGTGGCGGCTCATCCTCAAATACCCGGTGCGGGTGGCGCTCAACCCGTTCATCTCCACCATCGGCTGGCTGCTGCCGCAGCTTGTCTCGGGCGCTGTCATCACCGCAATCGTGCTCAATCTGCCGCTCGCCGGCCCGCTGATGCTGCAGGCGCTGCTCAGCCAGGACATGTACCTTGCCGGCGCGTTCGTGATGCTGCTCTGCTCGCTCACCGTGCTCGGCATGCTGGTTTCCGACATCCTGCTCGCGCTGCTCGATCCGCGCGTGCGTTACAGCTGA
- a CDS encoding mandelate racemase/muconate lactonizing enzyme family protein: MKITGLRTFMQRVDDRPRLLVAIDTDAGITGWGETYNHGPDKAYPPLLEFLLTQFAGDDPRRISYIHQKLLQQTRFPPGALGLAAIAAIDHALWDISAKALGVPVYQLLGGHVRDRIRVYCGVYTAPETDEAVRQVMALHEEFGFTCFKLSPYRTNLHVGRWGEMCAAAGKWFGEMRARLPSHFELAFDAHARIDEPIKAIQLAEALAPHDPYFFEEPLRPEHMAAWGRLRAQMTVPLATGESLYNRWEFLALLQAGGADIIQPDIAVVGGMTEMKKIADIASAHFVTVAPHNPMGPLATAHNLHFSAACTNFRILEYKVARNAPWAVDQYLPKDGYLDLRPDRPGWGMEIDTDALKVDDYIHWERKVEVKPDGSTAYP; the protein is encoded by the coding sequence ATGAAGATCACCGGCCTGCGCACCTTCATGCAGCGGGTGGACGACCGCCCGCGGCTTCTCGTTGCCATCGACACCGACGCCGGCATCACCGGCTGGGGCGAGACCTACAATCACGGCCCCGACAAGGCCTATCCGCCGCTGCTGGAATTCCTGCTGACCCAGTTCGCCGGAGACGACCCGCGCCGGATCTCCTATATTCACCAGAAGCTCCTGCAGCAGACACGCTTTCCGCCGGGTGCGCTCGGCCTTGCCGCCATTGCCGCCATCGACCATGCGCTGTGGGACATTTCGGCTAAGGCGCTGGGCGTTCCGGTCTACCAGCTCCTCGGCGGCCATGTGCGCGACCGCATCCGCGTCTATTGCGGCGTCTACACCGCGCCTGAAACCGATGAGGCCGTCCGCCAGGTGATGGCACTCCACGAGGAGTTCGGCTTTACCTGCTTCAAGCTCTCCCCCTACCGCACCAACCTTCACGTTGGCCGCTGGGGCGAAATGTGCGCCGCCGCCGGCAAATGGTTCGGCGAGATGCGCGCCAGGCTCCCCTCCCACTTCGAGCTGGCGTTCGACGCCCATGCCCGGATCGACGAGCCGATCAAGGCGATCCAGCTTGCCGAGGCGCTGGCCCCGCACGATCCCTATTTTTTCGAGGAGCCGCTGCGGCCCGAGCACATGGCGGCCTGGGGCCGTCTGCGCGCGCAGATGACGGTGCCGCTCGCCACTGGGGAAAGCCTCTACAACCGCTGGGAATTTCTGGCGCTGCTGCAGGCTGGCGGGGCGGACATCATCCAGCCCGACATTGCGGTGGTGGGCGGCATGACCGAGATGAAGAAGATCGCCGACATTGCCAGCGCTCACTTTGTCACCGTCGCGCCGCACAACCCCATGGGTCCGCTGGCGACGGCGCATAATCTGCATTTCTCCGCCGCCTGCACCAACTTCCGCATCCTGGAATACAAGGTGGCGCGCAATGCCCCGTGGGCGGTGGACCAGTATCTGCCGAAGGACGGATATCTGGATTTGCGCCCCGATCGTCCCGGCTGGGGGATGGAAATCGACACCGATGCGCTGAAGGTGGACGACTACATCCACTGGGAGCGCAAGGTGGAGGTCAAGCCGGACGGGTCCACCGCGTACCCATGA